DNA from Salinispora arenicola:
CCGCGTCGCCGACGAACTGGAGCGTCGATTCGACGACCTGGTCACCGCCGAGGTAGCCGACACCGGCAAGGCCATCTCGCAGGCCCGGACACTGGACATCCCGCGCGGCGCGGCCAACTTCCGTGCGTTCGCCGAGATCGCAGCGACCGCACCGGCCGAATCGTTCACCACGGTCACCCCGACAGGTGGCCACGCGCTGAACTACGCGATCCGCAAGCCGGTCGGTGTGGTCGCGGTGATCGTACCGTGGAACCTGCCGCTGTTGCTGCTCACCTGGAAGGTCGCGCCCGCACTGGCGTGCGGCAACGCGGTGGTGGTCAAGCCCAGTGAGGAGACGCCCGCCTCGGCGACCCTGCTCGCCGAGGTGATGGCCGCCGCCGGTGTCCCCGCGGGTGTCTTCAACGTCGTACACGGCTACGGGCCCGGATCGGCGGGTGAGTTCCTCACCCGGCACCCCGACGTGGACGCGATCACCTTCACCGGTGAGTCGGCCACCGGCGGCGCCATCATGCGGGCCGCCGCCGACGGGGTGAAGGCGGTGTCCTTTGAACTTGGTGGCAAGAACGCCGGGCTGGTCTTCGCCGACGCCGACCTGCCGGCGGCGGTGGCCGGATCGGTGCGATCCAGCTTCACCAACGGCGGCCAGGTCTGCCTCTGTACTGAACGCATCTACGTGCAGCGTCCGGTCTTCGCGGAGTTCACCGCCCGGCTGGCCGAGCGGGCCGCCGAACTGCCGTACGGATGGCCCGCGGACGAGGCCACGGTGAACATGCCCCTGATCTCGACCGCCCACCGGGAAAAGGTGCTCGGCCACTACCAGCTGGCCCGTGCCGAGGGAGCGGAGGTGCTCGCCGGCGGTGGCACGCCGCACTTCGGCGACGCTCGTGACGGTGGCGCGTACATTCAGCCGACGGTGCTCACCGGGCTCGGTTCGGACGCCCGGACCAACCGGGAGGAGATCTTCGGGCCGGTGGTGCACGTGGCGCCATTCGACGACGAGGACGAGGCGTACGCGCTGGCCAACGGCACCGAGTACGGGCTGGCGGCGGCCGTGTGGACCCGGGACGTGGGCCGGGCCCACCGGGCGGGCGCTCAGCTGGACGCGGGGATCGTCTGGGTCAATACCTGGTACCTGCGCGACCTGCGTACCCCGTTCGGCGGGGTGAAGGCGTCCGGCATCG
Protein-coding regions in this window:
- a CDS encoding 2-hydroxymuconic semialdehyde dehydrogenase, with the translated sequence MAGRAPDGPGLLRNFVSGEFVDSGRRFTKRSPVTGEPVFEVVEASESTVDDAVSAARSALRGPWGRLGERDRAEVLRRVADELERRFDDLVTAEVADTGKAISQARTLDIPRGAANFRAFAEIAATAPAESFTTVTPTGGHALNYAIRKPVGVVAVIVPWNLPLLLLTWKVAPALACGNAVVVKPSEETPASATLLAEVMAAAGVPAGVFNVVHGYGPGSAGEFLTRHPDVDAITFTGESATGGAIMRAAADGVKAVSFELGGKNAGLVFADADLPAAVAGSVRSSFTNGGQVCLCTERIYVQRPVFAEFTARLAERAAELPYGWPADEATVNMPLISTAHREKVLGHYQLARAEGAEVLAGGGTPHFGDARDGGAYIQPTVLTGLGSDARTNREEIFGPVVHVAPFDDEDEAYALANGTEYGLAAAVWTRDVGRAHRAGAQLDAGIVWVNTWYLRDLRTPFGGVKASGIGREGGVHSLGFYSELTNVCVDLS